DNA from Metabacillus flavus:
GCAAAGGATACGAGGAATACGGAAATGATCCCGGTTGTCCGGTCAGAGAGCTCGGTCATTTTTGAAAGATCAAGCATCGCGACGAATTCGTTTGAAACGAGCTTTGTTGCCATAATCGTTCCGGCTTGTACAATTTCTGCAGCCGGTACACCGATGATGAAAGCGAATGGTGCAAACACATACCCAAGCATCGTTTGAAAAGAGATGCCGAAAATGATGCTGAATAGATCATTGATGGCTGCAATTAAAGCAACGAAACCAATCAGCATCGCTCCGACGATGATCGCTACTTTAAAGCCGTCCATGATGTACTCGCCCAGCATTTCGAAGAAGGTCTGTTTTTCCCCTTCTTGCACTTCAATAAAGTCTTCACTGTCTACAACATCGTATGGGTTGATGATGTTGACGATGATGAATCCGCCCAATAAATTCAGCACAAGAGCCACAATGACGTATTTTGGATCAATCATCGTCATGTACGCGCCGAGAATCGAGGCGGAAACAGTGGACATAGCTGATGTACAAAGTGTATATAAACGGTGGTCAGGCAAGTGGCCTAATTGTTTTTTTACGGAAATGAATACTTCAGACTGTCCAAAAATAGCAGATGCAACCGCATTGTAGGATTCAAGTTTTCCTAAGCCATTTATTTTACTTAAAACCAGTCCTAGATACTTAATGATGATAGGCAAAAGTCTAATGTGCTGAGCAATCCCGATTAAAGCTGAAATAAAGACGATCGGAAGGAGAACATTAAGGAAAAATGGCATTTCCTTAGGGTTGGCAATTCCGCCGAAAACGAAATTAATTCCGCTGGCAGCATATTCAAGGAGCTTCGTAAATAATGCTGAAATTCCCTCGATAATAAATAGGCCAATTCCGGTATTAAGGAAAATAAATGTTAAGACGACTTGAAGAACAAGCATGATGATAATTGGTTTGAACTTAATCTGCTTCTTATTGTTACTAACCAAATAGGCCAGCAGCAGAACCACGACGATACCGACAAGCGAAATGATGATACTCATAGCAGCAACCTCCTTATGTAGTAAGCGAATGATGACGAGGGGCGGAGTGGTGAGAAAAAGGGTTACCTTTATCTTTACCCAAACATTCCCTAGAGTGTACAAAATTACAGCAAAAACTCATTTTTATCCTTGCTCCTTTTTTGCCCTTTCCTATTATACTGTTTTACAGGCAATAGGGAAGAGATTATTTAAATAAAAATGAATTCGTTTTCTTTTTAGTGAAAAACTACACGCCTCTAGCGTACTTTATATTAGTAATGCCCCATTCCAAGTTATCTTTTCACAAGCAATTTTACGTATCGCCAAGCAAGCACAAGTAATGGGAAGAGAAAGTCTGATAACATGGAAAAAATACGAATATATAGTCGGAAACTCACATTTACAAAGTGCTATGCAGGGAGTACGATAGACATGAAAATTTACTGGCTTAATCCCGTGGACACGGGAACGGAGGAACCAATTTTTTGGGGCTAATTCTGCTTTAGCAGAAGGGATGAAAGGACTCTTTCGCCATCCTGCCCGTCAGCTAACTTCGTCGGCTAAAGCGAAGGAGGTCACAAGACCGCCTTATTTTGGGGGCTTTTTTTGCTGTCATTTTTTCAGCAATAGCCCGTGAAGTGCCAGTGGTCTTTTTCTTATGGAATGAAAAAGTCAGTGCGTGAGAAAATGCTAAAAGAGATTATAGATTAAATAAAGGAGCTATCGATTGAATGAATATAGCGTTTTTCTTAATACCGAAGAAAGAAGTTATCCATTTGCCCATTCACGCTACAATGAGACAGGCTTTGGAGAAGATGGAGTATCATCGTTATTCAGCCCTTCCGCTGCTGGATGATGAGGGGAAGTATATAGCAACACTGACAGAGGGTGATTTATTATGGAAGCTCAAAAATACACCTAATTTAAGCTTTGACAGTACAAATAAAATCCGGTTAACGGATGTGGAGATGCACCGGAAGAATGAACCGGTCCCAATTCACGCCAAAATGGAACAAATTATTTCCAGGGCAATGGAGCAAAATTTTGTCCCTGTTGTAGATGATCAGGGGATTTTTATTGGGATGATTAGGCGCAGAGAAATCATAGAATACTGTGCGGATCAGCTTTTTAACAAAATAGAGAGATAATATTGGATGAAGGGAAAATAGAATTATGGAATACGAAATTTTAGTCAGACTGCTGACGGCTGTTTTTCTGGGGATTGTCATCGGAATTGAAAGACAATGGCATAAATGCATTGCAGGTCTTCGGACAAATGTTCTGGTAGCCGTAGGCGCATGTCTATTTGTTATGCTCGACTTTGCCTCAGGCGGTGAGTCCAGTATGAGGATTGCTGCTCAAATCGTCAGCGGTATTGGGTTTTTGGGGGCTGGGGTTATTTTTCGCGAAGGGTTAACTGTTAGAGGATTGGATACGGCAGCAACTCTCTGGTGTTCAGCCGCTATCGGTACGCTTGCGGGTGCAGGGTTTTTGATATTAGCCACTGCAGGCACAATCATTGTTGTAGCCGTCAACAGCATTCTCCGTCCAATGGCGGACTGGATTGACCGGTATAATCATCAGCACGGCAAAATTACTTCTTCTCAAAAGGTCCTATCTAAAGATAAAATGTCTATATAAGGAATTTTAACTCAGGGAGGCCTTTATGGAGAAAAAGTGGAAGCAGGACAATCGCATTTTTGAAACGCTATGGGAAGCGGAGATGTGGTCAGATTCTATCGCCAACGAAATGTATGGAAAGCTTTATGAGACATACGTTACACCTGATCATAAAGTGGCATACGTACTTGCTTTCCACTTAGCTTCGAATCCGGAAATTCATGTAAAAACTGAAATGTTTACTGCGGAAGGCTCTTTTCTATATAAGGTTTCAATTAAGTAATCATATGTTCATGACGAGGGGAGCCAGTCCCCTGTCATTCCACTCCATCAGGATAATTTTTTTTCCAGTATTTATCTCCTTTATGGCCGATGTCTTCCGCGGTTTTTTCCAGTTCAGTCAAAATAATCTGTTTTACTTGATTAATCGTTTCGAAAAACGTTTTTTCCTCATAAGGGTTTGGCTGTATTTTAGCCGTAGCACGAACCCCTGCATATCTTCGGTGCTCTTCAATTAATGAATCAAATGCCTCAAAAATGTGGCTTGTCAGTACTGCAATATTTTTGTGGTTCTCAGGAAGCCTGTTTCTTAGATTTTCTATTCGATTATACATGCAATCACCGGTCCTTTTAA
Protein-coding regions in this window:
- a CDS encoding NupC/NupG family nucleoside CNT transporter, with the translated sequence MSIIISLVGIVVVLLLAYLVSNNKKQIKFKPIIIMLVLQVVLTFIFLNTGIGLFIIEGISALFTKLLEYAASGINFVFGGIANPKEMPFFLNVLLPIVFISALIGIAQHIRLLPIIIKYLGLVLSKINGLGKLESYNAVASAIFGQSEVFISVKKQLGHLPDHRLYTLCTSAMSTVSASILGAYMTMIDPKYVIVALVLNLLGGFIIVNIINPYDVVDSEDFIEVQEGEKQTFFEMLGEYIMDGFKVAIIVGAMLIGFVALIAAINDLFSIIFGISFQTMLGYVFAPFAFIIGVPAAEIVQAGTIMATKLVSNEFVAMLDLSKMTELSDRTTGIISVFLVSFANFSSIGIITGAVKGLHEQKGNVVARFGLKLLYGATLVSFLSAAIVGLLI
- a CDS encoding CBS domain-containing protein: MNIAFFLIPKKEVIHLPIHATMRQALEKMEYHRYSALPLLDDEGKYIATLTEGDLLWKLKNTPNLSFDSTNKIRLTDVEMHRKNEPVPIHAKMEQIISRAMEQNFVPVVDDQGIFIGMIRRREIIEYCADQLFNKIER
- a CDS encoding MgtC/SapB family protein, which translates into the protein MEYEILVRLLTAVFLGIVIGIERQWHKCIAGLRTNVLVAVGACLFVMLDFASGGESSMRIAAQIVSGIGFLGAGVIFREGLTVRGLDTAATLWCSAAIGTLAGAGFLILATAGTIIVVAVNSILRPMADWIDRYNHQHGKITSSQKVLSKDKMSI